CGTGCTGCGCGAGTTGCCGGCCGGGCTCATCCTGGGGATCATCATTGGCGTCATCGCCATGATCCGCATCGTGGCCTGGAACACGCTCGGGCTGTACGACTACGGCGTTCACTCGGCGTGGATTGCGCTCACGGTGGGCGTCACGCTCGTGGCCGTGGTCACGATCGGGTCGCTGAGTGGCTCCATGCTCCCGTTCCTGCTCAAGCGGTTGGGGTTCGACCCGGCCAGTGCGTCGGCGCCATTCGTGGCCACCATCGTGGACGTGTCGGCGATCAGCCTCTACTTCAGCGTGGCCTACCTGTTCCTCGCCGGCAAGCTGCTGTGAGTGCATCGCCGGCGGCGCGGCGCGCCATCTGGCGCGGTACGCTGGCGGTGGTGTTCAGCGCCTGCTGCTTCGGCTCCATTTCGCCGCTCACCGTGGTGGCCACCGAGCGTGGCATGGCGCTCGAGAGTATCCAGACCTGGCGCTATTTCGCCAGTGCGGTGCTGGTGGTGGCGTATGGCTGGTGGCGTCCGCCCGCGCCGGCGGCGGGGCTCTCCCCCTGGTATCGTCCGCGCACGCTGCTCATTGCCGGCGGCGGACAGGCCATCGTGGCCACGCTGGCGCTGGCGGCGTTGCGCTGGTTGCCCGCCGCCACGGCCAGCTTCCTGTTCTACACGTACCCCGCGTGGGTCACCGTGATCACCGCGGTGCGTGGTCTCGAACCCCTCGACGGGTCGCGGGTGCTGGCACTCGCCCTGGCACTGGGTGGCATCGCGGCCATGGTGGGCGCCCCCAGCGCCGCGTCGCTGTCGCCCGTGGGATTGGCCGTCATCCTGTCGGGGGCGCTCGTGTACGCGCTGTACATCCCCGTCCTGAGCGGGTTGCAGCGCGGGCGCGACGGGCTCGATGTCGCGCGGGCGATCTGTGTGGGCGGGACACTCTGTTTCGCCACGTGGTCGGTGCTGTCGGGCACGCTGTTCGCCATTCCCGATGCGGTGGCGCTGGGGGCGAGCGTACTGCAGGGCGTGCTCGCCTCCGGCGCTTTCGTGGGATTTCTGGCGGGGTTGCGCATCCTCGGCAACGTGCGCACCGCCATCACGAGCACGGTGGAACCGTTCTGGACGACACTGCTGGGAGTGGTGCTCCTGGCTCAGCCCGTCGGTACCGGCACGCTGGTGGGCGGCGCGGCCATAATGGGCGCCGTACTCCTCCTGCAACGTCCGGTAGCGACATTGCCAACTCGATCGTCCTAATCTCACCATGGCAAAGATTCTCGTCACCGGCGCGGCCGGCTTCATTGGCTTCCACACGAGCGAACGCCTGCTGGCGCGAGGCGACACGGTGGTGGGGCTGGACAACGTCAACGACTACTACGACCCCACGCTGAAGGAAGCGCGCCTCGCGCGGCTGCAGGGGCAGCCGGGGTTCACCTTCGTGAAGATGGACCTGGGCGACCGCGCCGGCATCGAGCGACTCTTCGCCACCGAGCGGTTCGACAAGGTCATCAACCTGGCCGCGCAGGCGGGGGTGCGCTACTCGCTCACCAACCCGCACACGTACATCGACAGCAACCTGGTGGGGTTCCTGCACATCCTCGAAGGGTGCCGCCATCACGGCGTGCAGCATCTCACCTACGCGAGCTCGTCGAGCGTGTACGGGGCCAACACGGCGATGCCCTTCTCGGTGCACCAGAACGTGGACCATCCGCTGTCGCTTTACGCGGCCACGAAGAAGGCCAACGAGCTCATGGCGCACACGTACAGCCACCTGTACGGGCTGCCCACCACGGGGCTGCGCTTCTTCACGGTCTACGGCCCGTGGGGACGCCCGGACATGGCGCTCTTCCTGTTCACGAAGGCCATCCTCGACGGGCGCCCCATCGACGTCTTCAACCATGGCCAGATGCGCCGCGACTTCACCTACATCGACGACATCGTGGAAGGGGTGATTCGCACGAGCGACCATACGGCGCCACCGAACGCGGCGTGGGACAGCGATTGCCCTGATCCCGCCACGAGCAAGGCGCCCTACCGCATCTACAACATCGGCAACAACAACCCGGTGGAACTCATGCACCTGATCGGTACGCTCGAGCAGGCGCTGGGGCGCACCGCCGTGAAGACCATGCTGCCCATGCAGCTGGGCGACGTGCCGGCCACCTACGCCGATGTCGAGGCGCTGGAGCAGGACGTGGGCTTTGCGCCGAAGACGTCCATCGAAACGGGCGTGGCGCGCTTCGTGGAGTGGTACCGGGCGTACTACGGCGCGTAGCGCCGCCTCGTGCGGACGAAGGCCACGAAGCCCACCAGAAAGACCGTAGCGAAGGAGAACCACTGCAGCGCGTACGACAGGTGCGGGCCATCGTTGATGGCCGGTGGCGGCACGCGCGTGGGGCGGGTGATGTCCTGCATGATGGTGTCGCCCAGCGCCAGCAGGATGAACGGTGCCACCGGGCGCCCCACCAGCGTGCCGATCGTATCGCGGTCGAGCAGCCGCATGGCCCGCGGTGACGACTGCATGGTGGCCTGGCCGCCGCGCTTGGGCGGGAACGAGAGGAGCAACGCGTCCAGCCGCAGCGTATCGGCCTCTCGCGCCTTGGCGAAATCGGCGGTGCGGCCGTCGGCCGCGTAGAGATAGCCACGCAGCACGAGAATCGCGGTGTCCCCCCAGCTGCCGTCGAGGGGGCGCACCGGCGTGAGCAAATGCACACCGGGCGACCCGTTCTGCGTGCGCGTGGCGTGCACGAGTTCGTTGCCGTAGTCGGCGACCGCCTCGATGCGCACCCGTCGCCAGTGGGTCACGCTCGTGTCCTGCCCCTGCAACGCGGCCAGCGGCAGCGCCTCGGTTGCCCCCCGCGACGCCACGATCGCGTTCTGCGCGCGTCGCTGTGTCAGCCGGTCGAGCTGCCAGATGCCAAGCCGTACACACACGCCCACCGCCACGGCCGTGAGCAGGCCGAACGCAATGGTCTTCGCCTTACTGCTCATGCGCCGGCGGGGCGGGAGGGACCGACCGCTTGCGCGGCGTGCGCGCCCGCTTGGCGGCGGGTGCCGGCGCGGGCGACGGCGCGGCCACACTGGCCGGCTTCGACGCCGTGGTCAACTTGGGCGCCTTGGGCGTCTTGGGCGTCTTGGTGGCCTTCGGCGCCTTCTTCCCCTTCCTCGCCTTGCCTTCGGGGTTGGCCGCGGACAACGCCGGCGCATCGGGCGCCGCCGGCGGCGGCAGCTCCTCGGGCACCAGCACCAGCATGCTCAGCGGCGGCAGCGACACCGTGAACGACTGCTCGAATCCGTGGTACGGCACGGCGTCGGAGCACGCCGACACCGCGGCCTCGTAGCCGCTGCCGCCGAACTCGGGTGCATCGGAGTTGAGCGCCACGCGATAGCGCGTGCGCGCCGGCGCCCCCAGCCGATAGTCGGCACGGGGCACCGGCGTGAGATTCAGTACTACCACGGCATGCTCGTGGCCATCGAAGCGCGCGTACGAAAACACCGACTGCTCACGATCGGCCACATCGATCCAGCGATAGCCGTTCGGGTCATGATCCCCGCGCCACAGGCAGGGGAGCTGGCGGTAGAGCGCGCCCAGCGCACAGACGTACTCCAGCAGGCCACGTCGGCGCGGATCTTCCAGCAGGTGCCACTCGAGGCTCGCGTCGTGATTCCACTCGTGGTGCGTGCCCAGCTCCATGCCCATGAAGAAGAGCGACTTGCCGGGACGCGTCACCGAATAACCCATGAGCGCCCGCACGTTGGCGAGCTTCTGCCACACGTCCCCCGGCATTTTCTCGAGCAGCGACTTCTTGAGGTGCACCACTTCGTCGTGCGACAGCGGATTCACGAACCGTTCGCTGTACTCGTACCACATCGCGAACGTCATCTTGTCGTGCGCGCCCTTGCGGAAGAAGGGGTCCACCCGGAAGTAGTCGAGGGTGTCGTGCATCCACCCCATGTTCCACTTGAAGGTGAAGCCCAGTCCGCCGTCGCTGATCGGGGCCGTGACCTTGGGCCACGCCGTGCTCTCCTCCGCCACTGTGATCACACCGGGGTGCAGCGACTGCACAGCATGATTGAGCTGCTTGAGGAACCCCACGGCATCGAGGTTCTCGCGGCCGCCATGCTTGTTGCGCAGCCACTGTCCGGCTTCGCGGCCGTAGTCCAGGTACAGCATGGATGCCACGGCATCCACGCGCAGCCCGTCAATGTGGAACTCCTCGATCCAGTACAGCGCATTCGCCACGAGGAAGTTGCGCACCTCGTGCCGCGCATAATTGAAGATGTGCGTTCCCCACTCGGGGTGATCGCCGAGGCGCGGATCTTCGTGCTCGTAGCAGGCCGTGCCATCGAACCGGCGCAGCGCCCAGTCATCCTTGGGGAAATGCGCCGGCACCCAGTCCAGCAGCACGCCGATCCCCGCCTGGTGCAGCGTGTCCACCAGATGCCGGAAGTCGTCAGGCGTGCCGAAGCGGGACGTGGGCGCAAAGTACCCGCCCACCTGGTAGCCCCACGAGCCACCGAACGGATGCTCCTGCACGGGGAGCAGCTCCACGTGGGTGAACCCCATGCGGCGCACATGCTCCGCCAGCTTGGGCGCGATCTCGCCGTAGCTGAGCACACGGCCGTCGTCGCCACGCAACCACGAGCCCAGGTGCACCTCGTAGGCCAGCATCGGCTCGCGCAGCGGCTCGCCCTCGGCGCGCTGCGCCAGCCAGCTGCCGTCGCTCCACACATAGCCACTGCGCGCCTGCACGATGGATGCGAAGCCCGGCGCCTGCTCCAGCTTGTGGGCGTACGGATCGGTCTTCACGCGCGTCGCGCCGGTGCGCGTGCGGATCTCGTACTTGTACAACGCTTCGGCGCCGACCCCCGGCACGAACAGCTCGAACACGCCGCTCGTGCCCAGCATGCGCATGGCGTGCGCGCGCCCATCCCAGCGATTGAAGGTGCCGATTACACTCACGCGCACCGCATTGGGCGCCCACACGGCGAAGGCCGTTCCGGCCACGCCGTCCACCACCATGGGATGCGACCCCAGCTTCTCCCAGAGGCGCAGGTGCCGCCCCTCGTTGAAGAGGTGCAGATCGACCTCGCCCATCGTGGGCTGGAAGCGATAGGGATCGTCGATGGTGAACCGTTCCCCCTCGCCGGAGGTGACCACGAGCCGGTAGCGCAGCGGGACGCGGCGATCGGAGAGGAAGGTCGTGAAGAGGCCAGCTGCGTCACGCTGCATGGCGAACTCGTGTTCTCCCACCAGCACGGAAACCGCGGCCGCATTGGGGAGGAACGCGCGGACGACGACCCCCTGCACACCATCCACCGTGGCTGTGTGGGCCCCGAGCACATCGTGCGGATGCATGGATTCCCCACGCACGAGGCGCTGCGCGGCGTCGGACGGCACGGGCGGCACTTGGGTCGTCGTCATGCCTGCAATCTAGGCAGCGCGGCCGCCCCGCAAGTGCCCCGGCGGCGTCAGAAGAGCGACGCCTGGTCCCCCAGCCGTGCCGGGTCCACCGTGGGGAGCCCCAGGCGGGTCTGCAGCATGCGCACCGAAGCGGGCGCATGGCCCGCGAAATGGTTGTTCACGAAGCCGAAGATCTCGCGGACCTGTCCCTGCAGCACCGGCATCACGCGCGCCCAGGCGTCCAGTTCGGCGCTGCGGTCCACCTGCAGCTGCGAGTAATCGGTGATGGCGCGATCGGGTCCCATCCAGCGCAGGTACGCAAAATCGGCGGTGGGGTGCGCACAGAGCGACAGCAACCACTCCCGGGGAATCCATCGCCCATCGCTGAGCGCCAGCGCCACCCCGTGCTCCTGCAGCAGCGCCAGCACGCGTCGCCGCACCCACGACGGATGCCGAAACTCCACCGCAAAGCGCAGGTCGCGAGGCAACGTCGCCAGCCACTCGGCGAAGGGCTTGCCCTGCGCCGGCAGGAAGTCCGGCGCGCACTGGATGAGAATGGGCCCCAGCCGTGGGCCCAGCTCGCGCATGCGATCGGCGAACTCGTCCAGCAGGCCGCGACTGTCGCGAAAACGCCGCTCGTGCGTGATCGCCTGCGGCAGCTTGCAGGTGAACATGAAGTGGTCGGGCGCTCGTGCGGCCCATCCGCGCACGGTGCTCACCGGGGGAATGGCGTAGAAGGTGGAGTCGATCTCCACCACCTCGAACGCCTTCGCATAGGTGCGCAGGAAGTCGACCGCACGGGTGTTCGCGGGATAGAAGGGGCCGACCCACGCGGGGTAGTTCCACCCTTGCGTGCCGAAACGGATCGTCGGACGCGATGCCGGCTCACCCATGGAGCACCGCATGCCGCCACACCGGTGCCAGCCGTGTCGGATCGCCACACCGATGGCTGGACTCGGCGCGCCTCGCTCCGGAGACGCGTGAGTATGTGACCCAGCGCGTGCGCTGAGGCACCGGCAGACCGGGACCACGCACAGCGGGGCGGATCAGCGGTACGTTTCGAAGAAGCCGCGCCCGCGCCCGCTGAGCACGGTGCCGCGAATGCGTCCGCTGAGCTGCGCCTCGCCCGCCATCTGCACGAACCACGGTCGGGCGAGGCCGCGCGCGTAGTCGCCCTCGCCACGTTCGGCGAGCCCCGTGCGCGTGTCGGTGGCCACCGCGTCGTCGATCGTGAGCTGCAGCCGCAGCGTATCCGCGTCGCGCACATCGAACAGTTCGGCGTTGGCCGGCACCCGCAGCGGCCCCTCCGCCGTGTTCACCACGCGCGCATCCTCGTAGTGCACGACCCGGGGGCGGAACAGCGCCACGAAGCCGCGTGCGTCGGTCACGTACACGAACAGCGGCGACGAACTGCCCGCTGTGTCTTCGGGCGTGACGCGTCCGTACAGCAGCGTGTAGTCACCGGCGCGCGTGGCGCCCCACTCCCACGTCACGCCACGCCAGCCTCCCCAGTTGTGATCGTGATACGCCTGCGCTTCGGCATAGCGGTCGCAGCGCGACGCGACGCAGATGCGGCCGGTGGCCGTGGCGCGCAGCGCCGGCACCGCGTAGCCCGAGGTGAAGTCACCGCTCACCAGCGTGGCACCGGGGAACTCCACGCGCGGCGTTGGTGACACCACCAGGTCGAGGGAGAGCGATGCGCCCGTGCCTGCTTCACGACCCACGGACCGAATCGCGTAGCGCCCGTCGGGAAGCACCGTGACGCTTCCCTCGCCAATACGCACGTCGGCATCGCGACGACTGAAGCGAACCCGCTCCCGCGGAACGTTCGTGACGAAGCGCCGCGGCGCCCGCCCCCGCTCGTGCAACGTGACGAGCAGTTGCCCTCCCCACCGCTCTCCCCGTACATCACCGCCCACGAGGAACGTGATGAAGGCCCACCTCGAGGCGTCGGGGGAAAGCACGTTGAAGTAGTGCCATTCGCCCCACGAGTCGGCGTTCGCCAGCCCATCGGCAGGGCGATGGAAGTGGTCGATTTCGTGTCGCAGCTCCGCCACCGTGGGACGCGTCCAGCGCAGGTCACCAGCATCGTCCTCCCACACCCCCTCGGTGATCGTGGGCATCGCCCCGAGCGCCCGCGTGGCCGACGGCACTTCACCGGTGGCCCGAACGGCCCGCTCCACGCCGTCCGGTGTGGTGAGATAGAGCAGCTTTCCCTCCATCTGCGGCGCCGCCACCGAGACGGCATCAGCGAGACGCGGATTGCTGAGCACCTGCCGGTACACGAAGCGCGCGTTGGGCACCGAGAAGAACAGCCCACCCAGCCCGCCGGTCGTGAGGACCTCGAGATCGATCCCTTCCGGCAGCACCGTGATCTGGCCACCGCCCACCAGCCGCTCCTGACTGGCTTGGCGCACCATCGCCTCGCCGACGGCCAGCAGCACCACCATGACGCCCACTCCGACGCCGAATCCGCTGCACAGCAGCAGCGCACGCCACGGACGTGACGTGACCGTGCGCCACGCCAGCAGCCACGAGGTGCCCAGCCGTTCGCGGTTCATGGCACGTGGCTCAGGCAGGGCGGTTGCGGGTGTCTGACGACACCAGGCCGTCGCGCAGGCGAATCACCCGCTGGGCGCGGTTGGCCACGACCGTGTCGTGCGTGACAAACACCAGCGTCGTGCCGTCGCGATGCAACTGTCCGAACAGCTCGAGCAGACGCTCACCGGTGGCGGCATCCAGCTCGCCCGTGGGCTCGTCGGCCAGCAACAGCGCCGGACTGTTGGCGAGCGCACGGGCAATGGCCACGCGTTGCTGTTCACCACCCGACAGCTGCGTGGGGCGATGATCCCGACGGTCACCCAGCCCCACGTACCCGAGCAGCTGCTCGGCCCGCGTGCGGCGCGCACGCCGGTCCATCCCCGCTTCGGCGAGCGGCAGCTCCACGTTCTCCTGGGCCGACAACGTGGGCATGAGGTAGAAGCGCTGAAACACAAAGCCGATGTGCCGCAGCCGAAAGTCGGTGGCCTCGGTATCGCCCAGCTGCGCCGTGTCCCGGCCGTTCACGAGCACGCGCCCGCTGCTCGGCGCGTCGATGGCCCCCAGGAGATGCAGCAGGGTGCTCTTGCCGCACCCGGATGGTCCCGTGATGGCCGCAAACTCACCGCGAGCGATCTCCAGATCGATGCCGCGCACCGCCTGCACGAGGGCGTCGCCCATGCGGTAGCTGCGCTCCACCTGTTCGCAACGAATCACCACCTCGTCACGCGAGCCCACGGGTGTGGAGTGCGTCATGTCAGCCAACAGCGTCCTCGCGCAGCGAGCGCACGATGGGAATGGAGGCGGCGCGCCACGCCGGCAACAGTCCGGCAAGCGTTCCGGAGACGAGCAGCAGGGCCAGGGACTTCCATGCCGCTTCGGGGCTCCAGCGGAAGAAGTCGAACGCGGCCGGCAGCCCGGGGAAGTCGCGCAGAATGCCGTTCAGCCAGCGTGCGGTCACGAGCCCCAGCAGCAGCCCCCCCGCAATGCCGGTGGCACTCAGCATGAACCCCTCGAGAAAGACCTGGCGCAGTACGCCCCCCTTCTGGGTACCAATGGCGCGCAACACGGCGATCTCTCCCCGTCGCTCGTTCACCGACAGCGTGACGAGCGTGGCCACGAGGAGAAAGCCGATGCCGAGGCTGATGGCCCCGAGTACGAAGGCGAGCTGCCGGAAGTACGAAAGGCGCTCCTCGACCTGCCGAATGGCGGTCTCGGTGCTGATGGCCGTCACGCGCGGTTGGGTCTGCGCAATCCAGGTGCGCACCGCTTCCACGCTGGCCGAATCGCCGCGCCGGCTCTCGGCCATGGCCACCGACATGCGGTCTCGGTAGGCGCTCCCCAACAGGGTGCGGAGTTCGCGCAGCGGCAGGGCCATGACCGGCGTTTCGGCGGGTACGTAGAAGAACCGGCCTTCACCGGCCAGCACCACCACGCGCGCGCGCGCCGTGGTGCGCAGCTGCGCGTCGATACCGGATGCCACCGTGAGCGTGTCGCCCAGCTGCTTGCCGCTGCGCAGCAGAAACGCGCGGTTCACCACCGCCGGCAATGGCGCAGCCGCACCGGTGGTGCGGTCGGACGGCGGCGGCAGGTCGCGCCCTCCGTCCAGGACGTAGTCGCCCTGCACATCGGATTCGAGCCCGAGCGAAAAGACCGACGGGAACCGATGGCCCGGCAACGCCAGCGTGGCCCCCAGCCCCGGGCTGACGGCGCGAATGTCGGGATTGGCACGCAACGCCGACACGATGGCCGTCGCGCCGTCGATGGTGGCCTCGCTGTCGAAGGGGAGCGTCCCCTTGGGGGACACGCGCAGCTGGTAGCCGCGGGTGAGCAGCAGCGAGCGGAAGCTTTCCCGCATGCCCGTGGCCAGCATGACCATGTCGAGCAGCAACGCGGCCGCCACGGCAATGCCCATCACGGCCAGGGCGGTGCGTGAGGGATGACGGCGCAGGGTGGCCAAGGCCAGCGTGGCGCGCATGCTCATGGGTGGCCTCCGGGGTGCGACGTCATCGGCCAAGCAGCGTGAGCGGCGGCGTGCGCACCAGTCGCCAGGCGGCCACGGCGCCCGCGGCGATACCAAGCACGAGGCTGGTGAGCGTGGCGAAGGCGAAGATCTCCGGCGTGAGCAGCGCGAACAGCAGCGGGGTGCGGTACACCTGCTGGAAGTGCGCGTTCACGATGAGACTGGCGACCCACCCGATCCCGGCACCGATGACGCTCCCGATCACCGAAACCAGCGCCGCCTCGATCACGATGGCCCGCACGACCGTTGCCTGCGAGATCCCCATGAGCCGCAGCGCCGCAATGTCGCGCCGGCGTTCCTCGACACTCAACAGCAGCAGGCAGAGCAGAAAGACCGCGCTGGCCACCACGGTGATGAGGCCAATGGCGCGATGAAAGCGCTCCACCACCCGAAAGGTGCGTGAGCTCTGCACCGCCACGTCGGCCGACTTGTGCGCGCGAAAGCCGAACGCCACGTGGTTGATGCGGGCGACGGCGGAATCGATGGGCACAGAGTCGGGAACGCCCACGGCGAATCGGTCGACCCGATCGTCGAGTGCGAGCAGCTGCTGCAGATGATCGACGTGGGTGCGGATGCGATACTCGCGCCGCGCCACTTCGGCGGGGTCGGCCCTGCGCTCGAAGACGGCAGCCACGGTGACGCTGTCCCCCGGTACCCCCGGCGTACCCGACAGCCGCACTACCGCGCCCGGGCGCAAGCCGAAATCCTCGGCCATGCGCGCATCCACGGCGATCCCGCGTACTGTGGGCGCACGGCGGCCGTACGTGGGCGACAGAATGGTGTCTCCCTGCGCCCCCGCCGTAGGCGCGAGCGCGGGACACGCGGCGAGTGCCGCGAACAGCACGAGCGCGGCGGAGACCGCGCGCCATCGGTAGCACATCACCGCCCCTCCCTCGGCAACGCCAGCGGGCGGGTCAGCGCGACGGCTTGCGGGAGCGGGGGCGTGCGCCCGCCGACTCGGCGGTGGCAGCAGGAGCCGGTGCGGAGGGCGCCGCAGGGCGGCGAGCGGAAGCGGAGGCTGGCATGGAGGACGTCATCGATTCCACCAACACCTGCGCGGCCAGATTGGGTCCCACCAGCGGCTCGGCGGTACCGATGCGCAGCGTGATGGGGCCGTCGAAGGGCGCGCGTGCCACGAGGGTGATTTCGGCCCCCGGCTGCAACGAGATTTCGGCCAGGTAGCGCAGCAGCGACGGATCCTTGTCGCTCACGCGCACCATCCGCGCGCATTCGCCCACTTCAAGGTCGGCCAGCGTGCGGTGTGTGCGCTCGTCCACGTGGCCGTCGGCTGTGGGGATGGGGGCGCCATGCGGATCCGCCGTGGGGTTGCCCAGCGCCGCCGCCATGCGCGCGATGAGGTCGTCGGACGCGGCATGCTCGAGCCGCTCGGCCTCGTCGTGCACGCGG
This DNA window, taken from Gemmatimonas sp., encodes the following:
- a CDS encoding DMT family transporter translates to MSASPAARRAIWRGTLAVVFSACCFGSISPLTVVATERGMALESIQTWRYFASAVLVVAYGWWRPPAPAAGLSPWYRPRTLLIAGGGQAIVATLALAALRWLPAATASFLFYTYPAWVTVITAVRGLEPLDGSRVLALALALGGIAAMVGAPSAASLSPVGLAVILSGALVYALYIPVLSGLQRGRDGLDVARAICVGGTLCFATWSVLSGTLFAIPDAVALGASVLQGVLASGAFVGFLAGLRILGNVRTAITSTVEPFWTTLLGVVLLAQPVGTGTLVGGAAIMGAVLLLQRPVATLPTRSS
- a CDS encoding NAD-dependent epimerase; protein product: MAKILVTGAAGFIGFHTSERLLARGDTVVGLDNVNDYYDPTLKEARLARLQGQPGFTFVKMDLGDRAGIERLFATERFDKVINLAAQAGVRYSLTNPHTYIDSNLVGFLHILEGCRHHGVQHLTYASSSSVYGANTAMPFSVHQNVDHPLSLYAATKKANELMAHTYSHLYGLPTTGLRFFTVYGPWGRPDMALFLFTKAILDGRPIDVFNHGQMRRDFTYIDDIVEGVIRTSDHTAPPNAAWDSDCPDPATSKAPYRIYNIGNNNPVELMHLIGTLEQALGRTAVKTMLPMQLGDVPATYADVEALEQDVGFAPKTSIETGVARFVEWYRAYYGA
- a CDS encoding SURF1 family protein; its protein translation is MSSKAKTIAFGLLTAVAVGVCVRLGIWQLDRLTQRRAQNAIVASRGATEALPLAALQGQDTSVTHWRRVRIEAVADYGNELVHATRTQNGSPGVHLLTPVRPLDGSWGDTAILVLRGYLYAADGRTADFAKAREADTLRLDALLLSFPPKRGGQATMQSSPRAMRLLDRDTIGTLVGRPVAPFILLALGDTIMQDITRPTRVPPPAINDGPHLSYALQWFSFATVFLVGFVAFVRTRRRYAP
- the glgB gene encoding 1,4-alpha-glucan branching protein GlgB; this translates as MTTTQVPPVPSDAAQRLVRGESMHPHDVLGAHTATVDGVQGVVVRAFLPNAAAVSVLVGEHEFAMQRDAAGLFTTFLSDRRVPLRYRLVVTSGEGERFTIDDPYRFQPTMGEVDLHLFNEGRHLRLWEKLGSHPMVVDGVAGTAFAVWAPNAVRVSVIGTFNRWDGRAHAMRMLGTSGVFELFVPGVGAEALYKYEIRTRTGATRVKTDPYAHKLEQAPGFASIVQARSGYVWSDGSWLAQRAEGEPLREPMLAYEVHLGSWLRGDDGRVLSYGEIAPKLAEHVRRMGFTHVELLPVQEHPFGGSWGYQVGGYFAPTSRFGTPDDFRHLVDTLHQAGIGVLLDWVPAHFPKDDWALRRFDGTACYEHEDPRLGDHPEWGTHIFNYARHEVRNFLVANALYWIEEFHIDGLRVDAVASMLYLDYGREAGQWLRNKHGGRENLDAVGFLKQLNHAVQSLHPGVITVAEESTAWPKVTAPISDGGLGFTFKWNMGWMHDTLDYFRVDPFFRKGAHDKMTFAMWYEYSERFVNPLSHDEVVHLKKSLLEKMPGDVWQKLANVRALMGYSVTRPGKSLFFMGMELGTHHEWNHDASLEWHLLEDPRRRGLLEYVCALGALYRQLPCLWRGDHDPNGYRWIDVADREQSVFSYARFDGHEHAVVVLNLTPVPRADYRLGAPARTRYRVALNSDAPEFGGSGYEAAVSACSDAVPYHGFEQSFTVSLPPLSMLVLVPEELPPPAAPDAPALSAANPEGKARKGKKAPKATKTPKTPKAPKLTTASKPASVAAPSPAPAPAAKRARTPRKRSVPPAPPAHEQ
- a CDS encoding DUF72 domain-containing protein, with amino-acid sequence MRCSMGEPASRPTIRFGTQGWNYPAWVGPFYPANTRAVDFLRTYAKAFEVVEIDSTFYAIPPVSTVRGWAARAPDHFMFTCKLPQAITHERRFRDSRGLLDEFADRMRELGPRLGPILIQCAPDFLPAQGKPFAEWLATLPRDLRFAVEFRHPSWVRRRVLALLQEHGVALALSDGRWIPREWLLSLCAHPTADFAYLRWMGPDRAITDYSQLQVDRSAELDAWARVMPVLQGQVREIFGFVNNHFAGHAPASVRMLQTRLGLPTVDPARLGDQASLF
- a CDS encoding ABC transporter ATP-binding protein encodes the protein MTHSTPVGSRDEVVIRCEQVERSYRMGDALVQAVRGIDLEIARGEFAAITGPSGCGKSTLLHLLGAIDAPSSGRVLVNGRDTAQLGDTEATDFRLRHIGFVFQRFYLMPTLSAQENVELPLAEAGMDRRARRTRAEQLLGYVGLGDRRDHRPTQLSGGEQQRVAIARALANSPALLLADEPTGELDAATGERLLELFGQLHRDGTTLVFVTHDTVVANRAQRVIRLRDGLVSSDTRNRPA
- a CDS encoding ABC transporter permease, whose protein sequence is MSMRATLALATLRRHPSRTALAVMGIAVAAALLLDMVMLATGMRESFRSLLLTRGYQLRVSPKGTLPFDSEATIDGATAIVSALRANPDIRAVSPGLGATLALPGHRFPSVFSLGLESDVQGDYVLDGGRDLPPPSDRTTGAAAPLPAVVNRAFLLRSGKQLGDTLTVASGIDAQLRTTARARVVVLAGEGRFFYVPAETPVMALPLRELRTLLGSAYRDRMSVAMAESRRGDSASVEAVRTWIAQTQPRVTAISTETAIRQVEERLSYFRQLAFVLGAISLGIGFLLVATLVTLSVNERRGEIAVLRAIGTQKGGVLRQVFLEGFMLSATGIAGGLLLGLVTARWLNGILRDFPGLPAAFDFFRWSPEAAWKSLALLLVSGTLAGLLPAWRAASIPIVRSLREDAVG
- a CDS encoding ABC transporter permease, translated to MCYRWRAVSAALVLFAALAACPALAPTAGAQGDTILSPTYGRRAPTVRGIAVDARMAEDFGLRPGAVVRLSGTPGVPGDSVTVAAVFERRADPAEVARREYRIRTHVDHLQQLLALDDRVDRFAVGVPDSVPIDSAVARINHVAFGFRAHKSADVAVQSSRTFRVVERFHRAIGLITVVASAVFLLCLLLLSVEERRRDIAALRLMGISQATVVRAIVIEAALVSVIGSVIGAGIGWVASLIVNAHFQQVYRTPLLFALLTPEIFAFATLTSLVLGIAAGAVAAWRLVRTPPLTLLGR
- a CDS encoding metal-dependent transcriptional regulator, yielding MTARPADSPPLLTEPVEDYLKAIYELEMRHGAAATSDVASALAVAPASVTGMIRRLASQGFLDHVPYKGVQLTALGRQAALRTIRRHRILETYLTRVLGYPWDRVHDEAERLEHAASDDLIARMAAALGNPTADPHGAPIPTADGHVDERTHRTLADLEVGECARMVRVSDKDPSLLRYLAEISLQPGAEITLVARAPFDGPITLRIGTAEPLVGPNLAAQVLVESMTSSMPASASARRPAAPSAPAPAATAESAGARPRSRKPSR